TGGTGAAGCCCTCGATGACCATCGAGGCGTCGTGCCCGTCCCGGCGAAGGCTGTAGAGGTTGAAGCAGTGATGGTTGATCTGGTCCTGTCCGTCGATGGTCACGGAGGACGAGCCGCCCTCGCCCTTCAGGACGAAGTTGATCCCGTCGGGTATGTCGATGTCCCGGTTCCCGTCGCCCGTGTAGGTCCCGGGCGTCACGAGCACCGTGTCACCCTCGGCGACGGTGTCGACCGCCGCCTGGATGGTCTGGAAGGCCGTCGGTTCCGATGGATCGACGACCCAGGTCGTCGCGTGGGCCGCGGCCGTCAGGAACACGACCGTCAGTACGGCAGCTGTCGCAGTCCTCTTCATCCCATCCTCCCGTTCGTGGGACGCGGTGCAGGGCTTGAAACCCCGTGAGATCCGCTCCCTTCGGAATGCAATTTCGGGGCCGGATCTCCCGTGACAGGCGTCCCGCAGGGCCCCCGCGCTACATGTCGACGTGGATCTCGAGGATGTCTCCGTCCTCGACGAGATGCTCTCGGTCCACGACCTGTCCGTCGAACTTGCCCGAACCCCAGACCCGCGCCGACTTCATGTTCTCGCCGAACTCGCGGTGGATCTGCCGGGCGACGTCGAG
This DNA window, taken from Candidatus Effluviviaceae Genus V sp., encodes the following:
- a CDS encoding TGS domain-containing protein; translated protein: LDVARQIHREFGENMKSARVWGSGKFDGQVVDREHLVEDGDILEIHVDM